Proteins from one bacterium genomic window:
- the rpsS gene encoding 30S ribosomal protein S19, which translates to MSRSLRKGPYLDENLMKKLKTIKPGGKEVIKTWARASTITPEMVGYIIGVHNGKVHIPVSIGEEMVGHKLGEFSLTRKFVRHGGKMQRELEATQKAADTAKAQATKSVETPAGKK; encoded by the coding sequence ATGAGCAGAAGTTTAAGAAAGGGTCCATATTTGGACGAAAACTTAATGAAGAAGTTAAAGACCATAAAGCCTGGTGGCAAAGAGGTTATTAAGACATGGGCGAGAGCCTCAACCATAACGCCTGAAATGGTGGGCTACATTATAGGTGTTCATAATGGTAAGGTGCATATCCCTGTTTCAATTGGGGAAGAAATGGTTGGGCATAAATTAGGAGAGTTTTCCTTAACCAGAAAATTCGTAAGACATGGCGGTAAAATGCAACGCGAACTAGAAGCTACTCAAAAAGCGGCCGATACTGCTAAAGCTCAAGCTACGAAATCTGTCGAAACGCCAGCTGGTAAAAAGTAA
- the rplB gene encoding 50S ribosomal protein L2, protein MRFYRPTSPAVRQMSGIEYRKFITEKNPEKALTIKLKAKAGRNNKGRITVRHQGSGAKRSYRIIDFKQSILGQSAKVETIEYDPYRNAFIAKVLSTNGARSYVIAPQGLNVGDIVKTSNDIADIKIGNRLALKDFPLGSFVYNVELKPGQGGKLARSAGTAVKVMAKEGNYISLQLPSGEVRKVLDMCLASLGSVSNPESKMVVIGKAGRARHMGTRPTVRGSAMNPVDHPYGGGEGKQMRGLRRPKNAWGKGTRGVKTRRRKARSNVFIIERRK, encoded by the coding sequence ATGAGATTTTATAGACCTACATCCCCTGCAGTCAGACAAATGAGCGGTATTGAATACCGTAAGTTTATTACGGAAAAAAACCCAGAAAAAGCTCTGACCATTAAATTAAAGGCTAAAGCCGGTAGAAACAATAAAGGCAGGATCACTGTGAGGCATCAGGGTTCTGGAGCTAAGAGAAGTTATCGTATTATTGATTTTAAACAATCTATTTTGGGCCAGTCCGCTAAAGTTGAAACTATAGAATACGATCCGTATCGCAACGCTTTTATTGCTAAAGTTCTTTCCACCAACGGAGCTAGAAGTTACGTTATTGCGCCACAAGGACTTAACGTGGGCGATATTGTAAAAACTTCTAACGACATTGCTGATATAAAAATTGGCAATCGTTTGGCCTTAAAAGATTTTCCTTTAGGCTCTTTTGTTTATAATGTTGAACTAAAACCAGGCCAAGGTGGAAAGTTGGCCAGATCCGCAGGTACCGCCGTTAAGGTTATGGCCAAAGAAGGAAATTATATAAGTTTGCAATTGCCTTCGGGTGAAGTCAGAAAAGTTTTAGATATGTGCTTAGCTTCTTTAGGTTCTGTTTCTAACCCAGAAAGCAAAATGGTTGTTATTGGTAAAGCTGGCCGAGCGCGTCATATGGGTACAAGGCCAACAGTTAGAGGTTCGGCTATGAACCCGGTGGATCACCCTTATGGTGGCGGTGAAGGTAAACAGATGAGAGGTTTAAGAAGACCTAAGAATGCTTGGGGTAAGGGTACGCGCGGAGTCAAAACTAGACGCAGAAAGGCGAGATCAAATGTTTTTATAATTGAAAGACGCAAATAA
- the rplW gene encoding 50S ribosomal protein L23, with product MSLFGSNKKESKASIVTTPTPKSRGSDPLRQSYSEASRSVGKEKGVNNVMTLKVLKRPIISEKALGLESHGKYVFMVESFATKPEVKKEVEKKYGIKVEKVNMMVYKPERVLFRGKVGERTGFKKAMVKLVAGHKIEVLPK from the coding sequence ATGTCATTATTTGGATCAAATAAAAAAGAAAGCAAAGCATCTATTGTTACCACCCCGACGCCAAAGAGTCGGGGTTCCGACCCGCTTCGCCAAAGCTACAGCGAGGCGAGCCGAAGCGTCGGAAAAGAAAAAGGTGTTAATAATGTTATGACTTTAAAGGTTTTAAAAAGACCAATAATTTCTGAAAAAGCTTTAGGTTTGGAATCTCACGGAAAATATGTTTTTATGGTTGAATCTTTTGCTACCAAACCAGAAGTTAAAAAAGAAGTAGAAAAGAAATATGGCATTAAGGTTGAAAAGGTAAATATGATGGTTTACAAACCAGAACGAGTTTTGTTTAGAGGTAAAGTTGGCGAACGAACAGGATTTAAAAAGGCGATGGTTAAATTGGTGGCTGGGCATAAAATAGAAGTCCTACCTAAATAA
- the rplD gene encoding 50S ribosomal protein L4: protein METKLYNQEGMETGNVDISERVFGLPQNLDLIHQVRVGMLANRRKPVAHSKTRAEVSGTGKKPWRQKGTGRARHGSRRSPIWVGGGVAHGPRNDKNYTKKINAQMLKKALNTLLSSKFKSGQIKVVEDFSLNDAKTKSFKELSNKIAGGDARSLLFVLPSRDENILKASRNLEVSVNSVLGLSFLDVLKAKKIVFTKTAVEALNK, encoded by the coding sequence ATGGAAACCAAATTATACAATCAGGAAGGAATGGAAACTGGGAACGTTGATATATCCGAGCGAGTTTTTGGTTTGCCACAAAATTTAGATTTAATCCATCAAGTTAGAGTGGGCATGTTAGCTAATCGAAGAAAACCAGTAGCTCACAGCAAAACCAGGGCCGAAGTTAGTGGTACAGGTAAAAAACCTTGGCGACAAAAAGGAACTGGTCGCGCTAGACACGGTTCTAGAAGATCGCCTATTTGGGTAGGGGGTGGGGTGGCGCATGGGCCAAGAAACGATAAAAATTATACTAAAAAAATAAACGCCCAAATGTTGAAGAAGGCTCTGAATACTTTGTTAAGTTCGAAGTTTAAGAGTGGTCAAATAAAAGTTGTAGAAGATTTTTCTTTAAACGATGCCAAAACAAAATCATTTAAAGAATTGTCGAATAAAATCGCAGGCGGTGATGCCAGAAGCCTGCTTTTTGTTTTACCTTCAAGAGACGAGAATATTTTGAAAGCTAGCCGAAATTTGGAGGTTTCGGTTAACAGCGTTTTGGGCTTAAGCTTTTTGGATGTGCTTAAGGCTAAGAAGATAGTTTTTACTAAAACAGCTGTTGAAGCTTTAAATAAATAA
- the rplC gene encoding 50S ribosomal protein L3 produces MKYIIGEKIGSTQILNNKGEITPVTLVNAEDAVVLQIKTQEKDGYTAVQVGSISKKEKNVNKSMMGHFKGLGSFRVVKEFRIADTSGYNVGDRIAVSNFIVGDYVKVSGKTIGRGFQGGVRRHGFKGGPASHGHRDVLRKPGSIGGRFPQRVLKGKRMAGRMGQNRITTKNIEVVKVDAERKIIALKGALPGKNGTVVEIRT; encoded by the coding sequence ATGAAATATATAATAGGAGAGAAAATTGGCTCAACACAGATATTAAACAACAAGGGTGAAATAACCCCTGTGACTTTGGTTAACGCTGAAGACGCTGTTGTTTTACAAATCAAGACTCAAGAAAAAGATGGTTATACAGCCGTACAAGTTGGTTCTATTTCTAAAAAAGAAAAGAATGTAAATAAATCTATGATGGGACACTTTAAAGGTTTGGGTAGCTTTAGAGTCGTTAAGGAATTTAGAATTGCAGATACTTCTGGATATAATGTAGGCGACAGAATAGCTGTTTCTAATTTTATTGTAGGGGACTATGTAAAGGTAAGTGGTAAAACTATTGGCCGAGGTTTTCAGGGCGGAGTTAGAAGACACGGTTTTAAAGGTGGTCCGGCTTCGCATGGTCACCGCGATGTTTTACGTAAACCAGGTTCTATTGGCGGACGTTTTCCTCAGAGAGTTTTAAAAGGCAAAAGAATGGCAGGACGCATGGGTCAAAATAGAATCACAACAAAAAATATTGAAGTTGTTAAAGTTGACGCCGAAAGAAAAATTATTGCTTTAAAGGGCGCTTTGCCGGGTAAGAATGGAACAGTAGTGGAGATAAGGACATAA
- the rpsJ gene encoding 30S ribosomal protein S10, producing the protein MATTTKKTIVEEVKQRLRIKIKAYDSKIIDSSCRQIVDIALRNGAEIVGPVPLPTEIHKYTVNRSTFVHKDSREQFEMRSHKRLIDILNPSPKIIDALMNLNLPAGVDIEIKM; encoded by the coding sequence ATGGCTACGACAACAAAGAAGACAATAGTTGAAGAAGTTAAACAAAGATTACGCATTAAAATAAAAGCTTACGACAGTAAGATAATAGATTCGTCTTGCCGCCAGATAGTTGATATTGCTTTACGTAATGGCGCAGAAATTGTAGGTCCCGTGCCTTTGCCGACAGAAATTCATAAATATACAGTGAACAGATCAACTTTCGTGCATAAAGATTCCCGAGAACAATTTGAAATGAGATCGCATAAAAGATTAATTGATATTTTAAATCCCAGTCCCAAAATTATTGACGCCTTGATGAACTTGAATTTGCCGGCGGGCGTGGATATTGAGATTAAGATGTAA
- the tuf gene encoding elongation factor Tu, producing MADKFERTKPHVNVGTIGHVDHGKTTLTAAILHVQHMKGLVKRLEKVDDIDNAPEEKARGITIALHHSEYESEKRHYAHIDAPGHADYIKNMITGAAQMDGAVLVVSAADGPMPQTREHILLARQVGVPAVIVFLNKVDQVDDLELVDLVEAEIRELLNKYEYPGDTTPIIRGSALKALEAKTADDESAKPIVELVKAMDEFIPEPKREADKPFLMPIEDIFSIEGRGTVVTGRIERGKVKINEEIEIVGLRPTQKTVVTGIEMFNRSLDEGQAGDNAGILLRGVKKEEIERGQVLAKPGSITPHTEFEAEIYVLTKEEGGRHTPFLKGYKPQFYVRTTDVTGEVLLPEGTEMVMPGDTVKLSVRLIAPVALEEKQRFAIREGGKTVGAGAVTKIIK from the coding sequence ATGGCAGATAAATTTGAACGCACTAAGCCGCACGTTAACGTCGGCACAATAGGACACGTCGACCACGGCAAAACCACATTAACCGCGGCTATTTTGCATGTCCAACATATGAAAGGCCTTGTGAAAAGGCTTGAAAAAGTTGACGATATTGATAACGCTCCAGAAGAAAAAGCTCGCGGTATTACCATCGCTTTGCACCATTCCGAATATGAATCAGAAAAGCGCCACTATGCCCACATCGATGCTCCGGGCCACGCCGACTATATTAAGAACATGATCACTGGTGCCGCTCAAATGGATGGCGCGGTTTTAGTGGTTTCGGCGGCTGATGGTCCTATGCCTCAAACCCGAGAACACATTCTTTTAGCTCGCCAAGTGGGCGTGCCGGCGGTTATTGTCTTTTTAAATAAAGTGGATCAAGTTGATGATCTTGAATTAGTAGATTTGGTAGAAGCTGAAATAAGAGAACTATTAAATAAATACGAATATCCAGGCGATACCACGCCTATAATTAGAGGTTCGGCTTTAAAAGCTCTTGAAGCTAAAACTGCCGATGATGAAAGCGCTAAGCCAATTGTGGAATTGGTAAAAGCCATGGATGAATTTATTCCAGAACCAAAAAGAGAAGCCGACAAGCCTTTCCTTATGCCTATCGAAGATATTTTCTCTATTGAAGGCCGAGGCACGGTGGTTACCGGTAGAATTGAGCGTGGCAAAGTTAAAATAAATGAAGAAATAGAAATTGTAGGTTTGCGTCCAACTCAAAAAACAGTGGTGACCGGTATTGAAATGTTCAATCGATCTTTAGACGAAGGTCAAGCCGGAGACAATGCTGGTATTTTGCTGCGTGGTGTTAAAAAAGAAGAAATTGAACGCGGACAGGTTTTAGCTAAACCCGGTTCTATTACGCCTCACACCGAATTTGAAGCCGAAATATACGTCTTAACCAAAGAAGAAGGCGGTAGGCATACACCTTTTCTTAAGGGCTATAAACCTCAATTTTATGTAAGAACCACAGATGTTACGGGTGAAGTTCTTTTACCGGAAGGTACCGAAATGGTTATGCCGGGCGATACAGTTAAGCTTTCGGTCAGATTGATTGCTCCGGTGGCTTTGGAAGAAAAGCAAAGGTTTGCTATAAGAGAAGGAGGTAAGACGGTAGGCGCGGGCGCAGTTACTAAAATAATAAAGTAA
- a CDS encoding type II toxin-antitoxin system PemK/MazF family toxin gives MAQEIKTPARGEIYLVEFDLAFGSEIKKTRPALVVQNNISNKYSPTTIVVAITSVIGGRDYSTNVFLKKSESGLEKDSVVLLNQIKTIDKQRLIKKVGIINESLMIDVDRALEISLGLVEV, from the coding sequence ATGGCCCAAGAAATAAAAACACCCGCTAGAGGCGAAATATATTTAGTTGAGTTTGATCTAGCCTTTGGTTCTGAAATAAAAAAGACGAGGCCGGCTTTAGTTGTGCAAAACAATATCAGCAACAAATATAGCCCAACAACGATTGTGGTCGCCATTACTTCTGTTATTGGTGGCAGAGATTATTCTACCAATGTTTTTCTTAAAAAGTCAGAAAGTGGTTTAGAAAAAGATTCAGTGGTGTTATTGAATCAAATTAAAACCATTGATAAACAACGGCTGATAAAAAAGGTAGGTATCATAAATGAGAGTCTAATGATAGATGTTGATCGGGCTTTAGAAATTAGTTTAGGCTTGGTGGAGGTCTAA
- a CDS encoding ribbon-helix-helix domain-containing protein gives MNKASTYERVNITLPKETLKLIDKLSQKRERSRFLNEAVNFYVKEKGYTNLKRLLKEGCIRNAQRDLDIAKEWFHLEEEVWPKK, from the coding sequence ATGAACAAAGCCTCAACATACGAAAGAGTTAATATAACTCTGCCCAAAGAAACGCTTAAACTTATTGATAAACTTTCCCAAAAAAGAGAAAGAAGCCGTTTTCTTAATGAAGCTGTTAATTTTTATGTTAAAGAGAAAGGGTACACAAATCTCAAGCGCCTTTTAAAAGAGGGTTGCATTAGAAACGCTCAAAGGGATTTGGATATTGCCAAGGAATGGTTTCATTTAGAAGAAGAGGTATGGCCCAAGAAATAA
- the speB gene encoding agmatinase, with product MSASIINCAKPEEADVVLIGANYDATSSFGKGADKGPWAIVECLHTQVEFFERQTQTSPAESLKIAYHDIGDTNYLSPEEMVEYVRSVHEHYFALGKFVIVLGGEHSVANGPIQSLARQGLAESVTVLQIDAHFDLRDTDADFNDMPYGKYSHACVMRRVFENGFDTVHVGIRAYSQDEYDFAKKNNLKVFEWGKGYVPSYREIINSIKTDKVYLTLDVDGIDPVHMPATGTPVQGGLDWEYLYGLLDELFRFKNIISADIVEVAPRAGDTLTEYGAAQICYSLIAYKTRKNMDKAKDEAEFEFNNSEDSYQEVRAEDYNSESGFLDEKELQGKPVIAQAVDRLDSLREVFENALPAFGGAYLRRVYSILREAILNNVPLVITVAGPITVSDQHRAWLIPLLETGWVAYLTVTDAICYHDGHDALYKAEAGNRSIKEVDIFGDDGAYREAGIIRVADTGFKEEVLFDQDRMISAILQRPEFQKRMTTTERNYLLGKYYEVQEKEVGVRPGLLSTCSRLGLPVFVGAPADGSAFLNSVKLWALNRISNRPYWFDYDLHADVFESCAYHYWGLFNSESKSLGALILGGGVPKNYSLQPEPTLSQIFLLNNIRGYDYDVQIVSSPVTDGSLSSCFPSEAVSWGKVNPETYRQQTESLQADYSMVMPFIVKALLDDPTLPRRAQLSLYHQRESLVNNLFDAVAENQTTIEETLNYPLKIIAKA from the coding sequence ATGTCTGCCTCAATTATAAACTGTGCTAAGCCCGAAGAAGCCGATGTGGTTTTGATTGGCGCTAATTATGACGCCACGTCGTCTTTTGGCAAGGGTGCCGACAAAGGCCCGTGGGCCATAGTTGAGTGTTTGCATACGCAAGTAGAATTTTTTGAACGCCAGACCCAAACCTCTCCTGCCGAAAGTTTAAAAATTGCTTACCACGATATAGGCGATACTAATTATTTATCGCCAGAAGAAATGGTGGAATATGTGCGCAGTGTACACGAACATTATTTTGCCTTAGGAAAATTTGTAATTGTTTTGGGCGGTGAACATTCTGTTGCGAATGGTCCGATACAATCTTTAGCTCGGCAAGGTTTAGCCGAGAGCGTTACGGTTTTGCAAATAGACGCGCATTTTGATTTGCGCGATACAGATGCAGATTTTAACGATATGCCTTACGGAAAATATTCTCATGCTTGTGTTATGCGCCGTGTTTTTGAAAATGGTTTTGACACTGTTCATGTGGGTATAAGAGCTTACTCTCAAGATGAATATGATTTTGCTAAGAAAAATAATTTAAAAGTTTTTGAGTGGGGCAAAGGATATGTGCCATCGTATCGCGAAATTATCAATTCCATAAAAACAGACAAGGTTTATTTAACACTAGATGTAGATGGCATAGATCCGGTGCATATGCCAGCAACTGGTACGCCGGTTCAGGGCGGGCTGGATTGGGAATATCTTTATGGGTTATTAGACGAATTATTCAGATTTAAAAATATTATTAGTGCCGATATTGTAGAAGTTGCTCCACGCGCAGGGGATACTTTGACAGAATATGGCGCGGCTCAAATTTGTTATTCTTTAATAGCTTACAAAACAAGAAAAAATATGGATAAGGCAAAAGACGAGGCAGAGTTTGAATTTAATAATTCAGAAGATTCATATCAAGAAGTTAGGGCAGAGGACTATAATTCTGAAAGTGGTTTTTTAGATGAAAAGGAATTACAAGGTAAGCCCGTAATTGCGCAAGCTGTAGATAGATTAGATTCTTTAAGAGAGGTTTTTGAAAATGCCTTGCCAGCTTTCGGTGGGGCATATTTAAGAAGAGTCTATTCAATTTTGCGCGAAGCTATTTTAAATAATGTGCCGTTGGTAATTACGGTGGCAGGCCCCATAACCGTTTCCGACCAACATCGCGCTTGGCTGATTCCGCTCTTAGAGACAGGCTGGGTGGCTTACCTAACAGTTACCGATGCTATTTGCTATCACGATGGGCATGATGCTTTGTATAAGGCCGAAGCGGGCAATCGTTCTATAAAAGAAGTAGATATTTTTGGCGACGACGGGGCTTATCGCGAAGCCGGAATTATTCGTGTGGCCGACACTGGTTTTAAAGAAGAAGTTCTTTTTGATCAAGACAGAATGATAAGCGCGATTTTGCAGCGTCCAGAATTTCAAAAAAGAATGACCACCACCGAAAGAAATTATTTATTGGGTAAATACTATGAAGTTCAAGAAAAAGAGGTAGGTGTTCGCCCAGGATTGCTTTCTACTTGTTCGCGTTTAGGCCTGCCTGTTTTTGTGGGTGCGCCGGCCGATGGCAGTGCTTTTTTAAATTCGGTTAAACTTTGGGCACTCAATCGGATATCTAATCGGCCGTACTGGTTTGATTACGATTTGCATGCTGATGTTTTTGAATCTTGTGCCTACCATTATTGGGGTTTGTTTAATTCTGAATCAAAATCATTAGGTGCGTTAATTTTAGGTGGCGGAGTTCCAAAAAATTATAGTTTACAGCCCGAACCTACGTTGTCTCAAATATTTTTACTAAACAATATTCGCGGCTACGATTATGATGTTCAAATTGTTTCTTCACCAGTAACCGATGGCAGTTTGTCTTCGTGTTTTCCTTCCGAAGCCGTCTCATGGGGCAAGGTCAACCCCGAAACATACCGCCAACAAACCGAAAGCCTGCAAGCAGATTATTCCATGGTTATGCCTTTTATAGTCAAAGCATTATTAGACGATCCTACCCTCCCGCGTCGTGCCCAACTAAGTTTGTATCACCAGCGGGAATCTTTGGTTAACAATCTTTTTGACGCTGTTGCCGAAAATCAAACCACCATAGAAGAAACGCTTAATTATCCTTTAAAAATCATCGCCAAAGCATAA
- the tgt gene encoding tRNA guanosine(34) transglycosylase Tgt — MFKVLKKDSLSRARLGVIETPNGIVETPSYVVVGTHAKVRELTTEDLEKTKTQLIIANTYHMWQVLGDAGLGKYAGLHKAMDWPRPLMTDSGGFQVFSLGFARQSGAGKMLNVGGLTNYKENLVRVTEDGVYFKVRKSSFAEASEDEEQFLDAKKSIWIQEKLGADIILAFDEPTSPLHDYKYNQQALARTHRWAVESLKVKKSNQFLCGIVQGGLFQDLREKSARFVGSLDFDGVAIGGSFGTSFGGEGRSFRELDWVIPHLPENKPRHLLGIGLVQDLFIGVSKGIDTFDCVVPTREGRHGNIYTLQGRLDMTKGLYREDDSVLDLECSCEVCATKKITKAYLHSLFKTKNFEAGYLASFHNIYFFNNLMEKIRRSIAEGKFGELKSQYVSL; from the coding sequence ATGTTTAAGGTTTTAAAAAAGGATTCTTTGTCTAGAGCGAGATTAGGTGTTATAGAAACTCCCAACGGCATAGTAGAAACTCCCAGCTATGTAGTGGTGGGCACGCACGCCAAAGTTAGAGAGTTAACTACAGAAGATTTAGAAAAAACAAAAACTCAATTAATTATTGCCAACACCTACCACATGTGGCAGGTGTTGGGTGACGCTGGTTTAGGAAAATATGCTGGCTTGCATAAAGCTATGGATTGGCCACGCCCGCTGATGACAGATTCAGGCGGGTTTCAAGTTTTTAGTTTAGGTTTTGCGCGCCAATCTGGCGCAGGTAAGATGTTAAACGTCGGAGGTTTAACAAATTATAAAGAAAATTTGGTTAGGGTCACAGAAGATGGAGTTTATTTTAAAGTAAGGAAGTCCTCCTTCGCTGAAGCTTCGGAGGATGAAGAACAATTTTTGGATGCTAAAAAATCAATATGGATTCAGGAAAAACTTGGCGCCGATATTATTTTAGCTTTTGACGAACCAACTTCGCCCCTACACGATTACAAATATAATCAACAAGCGTTAGCACGGACACATCGCTGGGCAGTGGAATCACTCAAGGTCAAAAAATCTAACCAGTTTTTATGTGGAATTGTTCAAGGAGGTTTATTCCAAGATTTAAGAGAAAAAAGCGCAAGATTTGTCGGTTCGCTGGATTTTGATGGTGTAGCCATAGGCGGGTCTTTCGGTACATCATTTGGTGGGGAAGGGCGGTCCTTCCGAGAATTAGACTGGGTTATTCCGCATTTACCGGAAAACAAACCAAGGCATTTATTGGGCATAGGTTTGGTTCAAGATTTATTTATTGGAGTTTCGAAAGGCATAGACACGTTTGATTGCGTGGTGCCCACACGCGAAGGCCGACACGGCAATATTTATACATTGCAGGGCAGGCTAGACATGACCAAGGGTTTATATCGCGAAGATGATTCTGTTTTAGATCTCGAATGTAGTTGCGAAGTTTGCGCAACAAAAAAAATTACCAAAGCATATTTACATTCTCTTTTTAAAACAAAAAACTTTGAAGCTGGCTATTTGGCTTCTTTTCATAATATTTATTTTTTTAATAATTTGATGGAAAAAATCCGTCGGTCCATAGCCGAGGGTAAATTTGGAGAGTTGAAATCACAATACGTTTCGTTATAG
- the recG gene encoding ATP-dependent DNA helicase RecG translates to MIQSDSSISILPGIGEKVLEKLSKLKIKKVRDLLFHLPFRYEDFSNIKNIADLVAGEKATVTAKILNIGQRRVWKRNMTITEALLEDETAPIMSVWFNQPYLTNTLEKGLWVNISGKISLGKRGLYFSNPAFEVLDSEGPPFQEGRSFLGLHTGGLIAIYPETQGLTSRYLRLKIKTVLDNLTNIPDFLPNFIAKEFNLINLRRALQQIHFPKNQKEIAEAQKRLAFQDIFLLQVYSRNEKEKIKSKLAKNIPIDLSLIKKFIESLPFQLTNSQKLASWQILKDIEKPTPMNRLLVGDVGSGKTVVAAIAASNAASQGYQVAFLAPTEILAIQHFKTLTDLFKSWPIKIGLMTASHKLKSNLDKINITVGTHALIQKGVRFDNLALVVVDEQHRFGVDQRAALLRGSTQISAQIGADKNQRESACLPHLLSMSATPIPRTLALTLYGDLDLSLLKELPKGRKKIITKAVSPANREKAYQFIESQIKLGRQAFVICPLIEESEAAIMSEVKNATAEYEKLSKNVFPHLKIGLLHGRLKPPEKEKIMQEFKNKKTDILVSTSVVEVGVDIPNATVMMIEGADRFGLAQLHQFRGRVGRAEHQSYCFLFTESFTKNTAERLKILVESEDGFKLAEKDLEIRGPGQFFGREQSGLPDLAMASLKDTSLIEEVQQAVNLFFEKDKIENHPLLSARLSEFKENIHWE, encoded by the coding sequence ATGATTCAATCAGATTCCTCTATTAGCATTCTTCCCGGCATTGGTGAGAAAGTTTTAGAAAAACTTAGCAAGCTTAAGATTAAGAAGGTTCGCGACCTTCTTTTTCATTTGCCATTTAGATACGAAGACTTTTCTAACATAAAAAATATTGCCGATTTAGTGGCTGGCGAAAAAGCTACCGTAACTGCCAAAATTTTAAACATCGGCCAAAGAAGGGTTTGGAAGCGTAATATGACAATTACCGAGGCGCTGTTAGAAGACGAAACCGCGCCCATAATGTCTGTTTGGTTTAACCAGCCCTATTTAACCAATACATTAGAAAAAGGCTTATGGGTAAATATTTCTGGGAAAATATCTCTGGGCAAACGCGGTTTGTATTTTTCTAATCCGGCTTTTGAAGTTTTGGATTCGGAAGGACCGCCCTTCCAGGAAGGGCGGTCCTTCCTTGGATTACACACCGGAGGATTGATTGCAATTTACCCCGAAACACAGGGTTTAACTTCGCGCTATTTACGTTTAAAAATAAAAACTGTTTTAGATAATTTAACAAACATTCCAGATTTTCTGCCCAACTTTATTGCCAAAGAATTTAATTTAATAAATCTGCGCCGAGCGCTCCAGCAAATTCATTTTCCTAAAAACCAGAAAGAAATAGCCGAAGCCCAAAAAAGACTAGCCTTCCAAGATATTTTTTTGCTTCAAGTTTATTCCCGAAACGAAAAGGAAAAAATAAAATCTAAACTGGCCAAAAATATTCCGATTGATCTTTCATTAATAAAAAAATTTATAGAATCCTTGCCTTTTCAATTAACTAATTCACAAAAATTAGCCTCTTGGCAAATTTTAAAAGACATAGAAAAACCAACCCCTATGAATCGCCTTTTAGTGGGCGATGTCGGTTCGGGCAAAACCGTGGTAGCCGCTATCGCCGCGTCAAACGCGGCGAGCCAAGGATACCAAGTCGCCTTTTTAGCACCGACCGAAATTTTAGCTATTCAACATTTTAAGACCTTAACCGATCTTTTTAAAAGCTGGCCAATTAAGATAGGGCTAATGACCGCATCACATAAATTAAAATCCAACCTAGATAAAATAAATATTACAGTTGGCACGCACGCGCTGATTCAGAAGGGAGTGCGATTTGATAATTTAGCTCTAGTAGTTGTAGACGAACAACATCGTTTTGGCGTGGATCAACGCGCTGCCCTACTTCGCGGATCAACGCAGATATCAGCGCAGATCGGCGCGGATAAGAATCAGCGTGAATCAGCGTGTCTGCCGCATTTGCTATCTATGAGCGCTACACCCATACCCCGAACATTAGCTTTAACCTTATACGGCGACTTAGATTTATCGCTCTTAAAAGAACTGCCTAAAGGCAGGAAAAAAATAATTACTAAAGCCGTTTCGCCTGCTAACCGAGAGAAAGCCTATCAGTTTATAGAAAGCCAAATAAAACTTGGGCGCCAAGCTTTTGTTATATGTCCCTTAATAGAAGAATCCGAAGCCGCTATTATGAGTGAAGTAAAAAACGCCACGGCCGAATACGAAAAATTATCTAAAAATGTTTTCCCTCATTTAAAAATTGGTTTATTGCATGGCCGCCTCAAACCGCCAGAGAAAGAAAAAATAATGCAAGAATTTAAAAATAAAAAAACAGATATTTTAGTTTCAACTTCAGTGGTAGAAGTTGGCGTAGATATACCTAACGCTACTGTAATGATGATAGAAGGCGCCGATAGATTTGGTCTCGCGCAACTACACCAATTTAGAGGCCGAGTGGGACGGGCTGAACACCAAAGTTATTGTTTTTTATTTACCGAATCTTTTACAAAAAACACAGCTGAGCGTTTAAAAATATTGGTGGAAAGCGAAGATGGTTTTAAATTGGCCGAAAAAGATTTAGAAATTCGCGGCCCGGGCCAATTTTTTGGGCGTGAACAGTCTGGCCTGCCCGACCTGGCTATGGCCTCGCTCAAAGACACCAGTTTAATAGAAGAGGTTCAACAAGCTGTAAATTTATTTTTTGAAAAAGATAAAATAGAAAACCATCCCCTGCTTTCTGCCAGACTTTCGGAATTTAAAGAAAATATACATTGGGAATGA